A region of Solea solea chromosome 7, fSolSol10.1, whole genome shotgun sequence DNA encodes the following proteins:
- the naalad2 gene encoding N-acetylated-alpha-linked acidic dipeptidase 2 isoform X1, with protein MRKESRLIQWIWRIILVTALFFMGFIVGWFAKPTHPRTTNNSASTKYLTEFLEEIQPDKIREHLRKFTRLPHLAGTEQNLKYAEQIQREWKDFGLDSVEMVPYDVLLSYPNKSQPNYISIVDQLGSEIFNTSLAEPVPEGYEDVSDIVPPYSAFSAKGQPEGDLVYVNYGRTEDFFQLQREMGINVTGKIVIVRYGRIFRGNKVKNAMLAGAKGIIMFSDPADYWAAGVQPYPDGWNLPGGGAQRGNVLNLNGAGDPLTPGYPAKEYTYRFSLEEGVGLPKIPVHPIGFHDAIHLLKNMGGQIPPNNWKGGLNVSYRIGPGFTDEFKNQKVRMNIHTNNQVTRIYNVIGTIRGALEPDRYVILGGHRDAWVFGGIDPMSGAAVVHETVRSAGKLLSKGWRPRRTMIFASWDAEEFGLLGSTEWAEDNAKVLQERAVAYINADSAIEGMYTLRVDCTPSLHTLVYDLTKQIASPEEGEEGVSLYESWHKRDNWTNDRDAPRISKLGSGSDFEAYFIRLGIAAGRARYTKNKKTERYSSYPVYHSVYETFEIVEKFYDPHFRRLQAVARVRGGLIFLLADSQLLPLSANEYAGSLRKYAQSIAQLAQRHPEELETFEVSFDFLFSAVENFTVAARGFHERLKTLNTADPLEVRVMNDQLMYLERAFIDPLGLPGRPFYRHVIFAPSSHNKYAGESFPGIYDALFDIENSADPERAWMEVKRQISIAAFTVHAAAMTLTPPA; from the exons ATGAGAAAGGAGAGCAGGTTAATCCAGTGGATCTGGAGGATTATCCTGGtgactgctttgtttttcatggGCTTCATCGTAG GCTGGTTTGCAAAGCCCACACATCCACGTACTACTAACAACAGTGCTTCCACCAAGTACCTGACGGAGTTTTTGGAAGAAATCCAGCCAGACAAGATCAGAGAGCATCTCAG AAAATTTACTCGACTCCCTCACCTGGCAGGTACAGAGCAGAACCTGAAATATGCAGAGCAGATCCAACGTGAGTGGAAGGATTTTGGCTTGGACTCGGTGGAGATGGTGCCGTACGACGTCCTGTTGTCCTACCCCAACAAATCACAGCCCAATTACATCTCCATTGTTGACCAACTTGGCAGTGAG ATATTTAACACATCATTGGCAGAGCCTGTTCCAGAGGGCTATGAAGATGTTTCTGACATTGTGCCTCCGTATAGTGCCTTCTCTGCGAAAGGACAAcctgag gGTGATTTGGTTTACGTGAACTATGGCCGCACAGAAGACTTCTTCCAGCTGCAGCGGGAGATGGGCATCAATGTAACGGGGAAAATTGTCATTGTCAGATATGGGAGAATATTCAGAGGCAATAAG GTGAAGAATGCCATGTTAGCTGGAGCAAAGGGGATCATTATGTTCTCTGACCCAGCAGATTACTGGGCTGCTGGAGTCCag CCCTACCCTGATGGCTGGAACCTGCCGGGTGGAGGAGCTCAACGAGGAAATGTTCTCAACCTGAATGGAGCAGGAGACCCACTCACACCCGGGTACCCCGCTAAAG AATACACATACAGATTCAGCCTCGAGGAGGGAGTAGGACTTCCCAAGATACCTGTGCATCCAATTGGCTTCCATGACGCAATTCACCTGCTAAA GAACATGGGAGGGCAGATCCCACCCAACAACTGGAAAGGAGGTCTGAATGTGTCCTACAGGATTGGTCCAGGATTTACTGACGAATTCAAGAATCA AAAGGTGCGCATGAACATCCACACTAACAACCAGGTAACCAGGATCTACAACGTCATTGGCACGATCAGAGGAGCTCTGGAGCCAG acaggtACGTGATTCTAGGAGGGCACCGGGATGCTTGGGTGTTTGGAGGAATTGATCCTATGTCTGGGGCTGCAGTTGTCCACGAGACTGTCAGGAGTGCTGGCAAGCTTCTAAGTAAAG gCTGGAGGCCAAGAAGGACTATGATATTTGCCAGCTGGGATGCAGAGGAATTTGGACTGCTGGGATCTACAGAATGGGCAGAG GACAATGCCAAGGTGCTGCAGGAGAGAGCTGTGGCCTACATAAATGCAGACTCTGCGATAGAGg GTATGTACACACTGAGAGTGGACTGCACTCCGTCTCTACACACGCTGGTGTATGACCTCACCAAGCAA ATAGCCAGTccagaggaaggagaagaaggtgtTTCTCTGTATGAGAGCTGGCACAAGAGAGACAACTGGACAAATGACCGCGATGCACCCAG AATCAGTAAACTCGGCTCAGGCAGTGATTTTGAGGCCTATTTCATCCGTCTGGGAATTGCTGCAGGCAGAGCCAGATACACCAAGAACAAG AAAACGGAGCGGTACAGCAGTTATCCGGTCTATCACAGTGTATATGAAACCTTTGAGATTGTGGAGAAATTTTACGACCCCCACTTCCGGCGGCTTCAGGCAGTGGCTCGGGTGAGAGGAGGGCTCATCTTCCTATTGGCAGATTCCCAGCTGCTTCCTCTCAGTGCCAACGAGTATGCAGGCTCGCTGAGGAAGTACGCGCAGAGCATTGCTCAGCTGGCGCAGAGGCACCCAGAGGAGCTGGAGACGTTTGAGGTGTCTTTTG attttctgttttcagcAGTGGAGAACTTCACGGTGGCAGCCAGGGGTTTCCATGAGCGCCTGAAGACTCTTAACACGGCAGA tcctcTGGAAGTTCGTGTTATGAATGATCAACTCATGTATCTGGAGAGAGCCTTCATAGATCCTCTGGGTTTACCTGGTAGACCCTTCTACAG ACACGTGATCTTTGCTCCCAGCAGCCATAATAAATATGCCGGGGAGTCTTTCCCTGGGATCTACGATGCACTGTTTGACATTGAGAACTCAGCTGACCCTGAAAGGGCCTGGATGGAAGTCAAGCGTCAAATCAGCATTGCAGCATTCACCGTTCACGCTGCCGCCATGACTCTAACACCTCCTGCATGA
- the naalad2 gene encoding N-acetylated-alpha-linked acidic dipeptidase 2 isoform X2 translates to MRKESRLIQWIWRIILVTALFFMGFIVGWFAKPTHPRTTNNSASTKYLTEFLEEIQPDKIREHLRKFTRLPHLAGTEQNLKYAEQIQREWKDFGLDSVEMVPYDVLLSYPNKSQPNYISIVDQLGSEIFNTSLAEPVPEGYEDVSDIVPPYSAFSAKGQPEGDLVYVNYGRTEDFFQLQREMGINVTGKIVIVRYGRIFRGNKVKNAMLAGAKGIIMFSDPADYWAAGVQPYPDGWNLPGGGAQRGNVLNLNGAGDPLTPGYPAKEYTYRFSLEEGVGLPKIPVHPIGFHDAIHLLKNMGGQIPPNNWKGGLNVSYRIGPGFTDEFKNQKVRMNIHTNNQVTRIYNVIGTIRGALEPDRYVILGGHRDAWVFGGIDPMSGAAVVHETVRSAGKLLSKGWRPRRTMIFASWDAEEFGLLGSTEWAEDNAKVLQERAVAYINADSAIEGMYTLRVDCTPSLHTLVYDLTKQIASPEEGEEGVSLYESWHKRDNWTNDRDAPRISKLGSGSDFEAYFIRLGIAAGRARYTKNKAVARVRGGLIFLLADSQLLPLSANEYAGSLRKYAQSIAQLAQRHPEELETFEVSFDFLFSAVENFTVAARGFHERLKTLNTADPLEVRVMNDQLMYLERAFIDPLGLPGRPFYRHVIFAPSSHNKYAGESFPGIYDALFDIENSADPERAWMEVKRQISIAAFTVHAAAMTLTPPA, encoded by the exons ATGAGAAAGGAGAGCAGGTTAATCCAGTGGATCTGGAGGATTATCCTGGtgactgctttgtttttcatggGCTTCATCGTAG GCTGGTTTGCAAAGCCCACACATCCACGTACTACTAACAACAGTGCTTCCACCAAGTACCTGACGGAGTTTTTGGAAGAAATCCAGCCAGACAAGATCAGAGAGCATCTCAG AAAATTTACTCGACTCCCTCACCTGGCAGGTACAGAGCAGAACCTGAAATATGCAGAGCAGATCCAACGTGAGTGGAAGGATTTTGGCTTGGACTCGGTGGAGATGGTGCCGTACGACGTCCTGTTGTCCTACCCCAACAAATCACAGCCCAATTACATCTCCATTGTTGACCAACTTGGCAGTGAG ATATTTAACACATCATTGGCAGAGCCTGTTCCAGAGGGCTATGAAGATGTTTCTGACATTGTGCCTCCGTATAGTGCCTTCTCTGCGAAAGGACAAcctgag gGTGATTTGGTTTACGTGAACTATGGCCGCACAGAAGACTTCTTCCAGCTGCAGCGGGAGATGGGCATCAATGTAACGGGGAAAATTGTCATTGTCAGATATGGGAGAATATTCAGAGGCAATAAG GTGAAGAATGCCATGTTAGCTGGAGCAAAGGGGATCATTATGTTCTCTGACCCAGCAGATTACTGGGCTGCTGGAGTCCag CCCTACCCTGATGGCTGGAACCTGCCGGGTGGAGGAGCTCAACGAGGAAATGTTCTCAACCTGAATGGAGCAGGAGACCCACTCACACCCGGGTACCCCGCTAAAG AATACACATACAGATTCAGCCTCGAGGAGGGAGTAGGACTTCCCAAGATACCTGTGCATCCAATTGGCTTCCATGACGCAATTCACCTGCTAAA GAACATGGGAGGGCAGATCCCACCCAACAACTGGAAAGGAGGTCTGAATGTGTCCTACAGGATTGGTCCAGGATTTACTGACGAATTCAAGAATCA AAAGGTGCGCATGAACATCCACACTAACAACCAGGTAACCAGGATCTACAACGTCATTGGCACGATCAGAGGAGCTCTGGAGCCAG acaggtACGTGATTCTAGGAGGGCACCGGGATGCTTGGGTGTTTGGAGGAATTGATCCTATGTCTGGGGCTGCAGTTGTCCACGAGACTGTCAGGAGTGCTGGCAAGCTTCTAAGTAAAG gCTGGAGGCCAAGAAGGACTATGATATTTGCCAGCTGGGATGCAGAGGAATTTGGACTGCTGGGATCTACAGAATGGGCAGAG GACAATGCCAAGGTGCTGCAGGAGAGAGCTGTGGCCTACATAAATGCAGACTCTGCGATAGAGg GTATGTACACACTGAGAGTGGACTGCACTCCGTCTCTACACACGCTGGTGTATGACCTCACCAAGCAA ATAGCCAGTccagaggaaggagaagaaggtgtTTCTCTGTATGAGAGCTGGCACAAGAGAGACAACTGGACAAATGACCGCGATGCACCCAG AATCAGTAAACTCGGCTCAGGCAGTGATTTTGAGGCCTATTTCATCCGTCTGGGAATTGCTGCAGGCAGAGCCAGATACACCAAGAACAAG GCAGTGGCTCGGGTGAGAGGAGGGCTCATCTTCCTATTGGCAGATTCCCAGCTGCTTCCTCTCAGTGCCAACGAGTATGCAGGCTCGCTGAGGAAGTACGCGCAGAGCATTGCTCAGCTGGCGCAGAGGCACCCAGAGGAGCTGGAGACGTTTGAGGTGTCTTTTG attttctgttttcagcAGTGGAGAACTTCACGGTGGCAGCCAGGGGTTTCCATGAGCGCCTGAAGACTCTTAACACGGCAGA tcctcTGGAAGTTCGTGTTATGAATGATCAACTCATGTATCTGGAGAGAGCCTTCATAGATCCTCTGGGTTTACCTGGTAGACCCTTCTACAG ACACGTGATCTTTGCTCCCAGCAGCCATAATAAATATGCCGGGGAGTCTTTCCCTGGGATCTACGATGCACTGTTTGACATTGAGAACTCAGCTGACCCTGAAAGGGCCTGGATGGAAGTCAAGCGTCAAATCAGCATTGCAGCATTCACCGTTCACGCTGCCGCCATGACTCTAACACCTCCTGCATGA
- the naalad2 gene encoding N-acetylated-alpha-linked acidic dipeptidase 2 isoform X3: MVPYDVLLSYPNKSQPNYISIVDQLGSEIFNTSLAEPVPEGYEDVSDIVPPYSAFSAKGQPEGDLVYVNYGRTEDFFQLQREMGINVTGKIVIVRYGRIFRGNKVKNAMLAGAKGIIMFSDPADYWAAGVQPYPDGWNLPGGGAQRGNVLNLNGAGDPLTPGYPAKEYTYRFSLEEGVGLPKIPVHPIGFHDAIHLLKNMGGQIPPNNWKGGLNVSYRIGPGFTDEFKNQKVRMNIHTNNQVTRIYNVIGTIRGALEPDRYVILGGHRDAWVFGGIDPMSGAAVVHETVRSAGKLLSKGWRPRRTMIFASWDAEEFGLLGSTEWAEDNAKVLQERAVAYINADSAIEGMYTLRVDCTPSLHTLVYDLTKQIASPEEGEEGVSLYESWHKRDNWTNDRDAPRISKLGSGSDFEAYFIRLGIAAGRARYTKNKKTERYSSYPVYHSVYETFEIVEKFYDPHFRRLQAVARVRGGLIFLLADSQLLPLSANEYAGSLRKYAQSIAQLAQRHPEELETFEVSFDFLFSAVENFTVAARGFHERLKTLNTADPLEVRVMNDQLMYLERAFIDPLGLPGRPFYRHVIFAPSSHNKYAGESFPGIYDALFDIENSADPERAWMEVKRQISIAAFTVHAAAMTLTPPA, translated from the exons ATGGTGCCGTACGACGTCCTGTTGTCCTACCCCAACAAATCACAGCCCAATTACATCTCCATTGTTGACCAACTTGGCAGTGAG ATATTTAACACATCATTGGCAGAGCCTGTTCCAGAGGGCTATGAAGATGTTTCTGACATTGTGCCTCCGTATAGTGCCTTCTCTGCGAAAGGACAAcctgag gGTGATTTGGTTTACGTGAACTATGGCCGCACAGAAGACTTCTTCCAGCTGCAGCGGGAGATGGGCATCAATGTAACGGGGAAAATTGTCATTGTCAGATATGGGAGAATATTCAGAGGCAATAAG GTGAAGAATGCCATGTTAGCTGGAGCAAAGGGGATCATTATGTTCTCTGACCCAGCAGATTACTGGGCTGCTGGAGTCCag CCCTACCCTGATGGCTGGAACCTGCCGGGTGGAGGAGCTCAACGAGGAAATGTTCTCAACCTGAATGGAGCAGGAGACCCACTCACACCCGGGTACCCCGCTAAAG AATACACATACAGATTCAGCCTCGAGGAGGGAGTAGGACTTCCCAAGATACCTGTGCATCCAATTGGCTTCCATGACGCAATTCACCTGCTAAA GAACATGGGAGGGCAGATCCCACCCAACAACTGGAAAGGAGGTCTGAATGTGTCCTACAGGATTGGTCCAGGATTTACTGACGAATTCAAGAATCA AAAGGTGCGCATGAACATCCACACTAACAACCAGGTAACCAGGATCTACAACGTCATTGGCACGATCAGAGGAGCTCTGGAGCCAG acaggtACGTGATTCTAGGAGGGCACCGGGATGCTTGGGTGTTTGGAGGAATTGATCCTATGTCTGGGGCTGCAGTTGTCCACGAGACTGTCAGGAGTGCTGGCAAGCTTCTAAGTAAAG gCTGGAGGCCAAGAAGGACTATGATATTTGCCAGCTGGGATGCAGAGGAATTTGGACTGCTGGGATCTACAGAATGGGCAGAG GACAATGCCAAGGTGCTGCAGGAGAGAGCTGTGGCCTACATAAATGCAGACTCTGCGATAGAGg GTATGTACACACTGAGAGTGGACTGCACTCCGTCTCTACACACGCTGGTGTATGACCTCACCAAGCAA ATAGCCAGTccagaggaaggagaagaaggtgtTTCTCTGTATGAGAGCTGGCACAAGAGAGACAACTGGACAAATGACCGCGATGCACCCAG AATCAGTAAACTCGGCTCAGGCAGTGATTTTGAGGCCTATTTCATCCGTCTGGGAATTGCTGCAGGCAGAGCCAGATACACCAAGAACAAG AAAACGGAGCGGTACAGCAGTTATCCGGTCTATCACAGTGTATATGAAACCTTTGAGATTGTGGAGAAATTTTACGACCCCCACTTCCGGCGGCTTCAGGCAGTGGCTCGGGTGAGAGGAGGGCTCATCTTCCTATTGGCAGATTCCCAGCTGCTTCCTCTCAGTGCCAACGAGTATGCAGGCTCGCTGAGGAAGTACGCGCAGAGCATTGCTCAGCTGGCGCAGAGGCACCCAGAGGAGCTGGAGACGTTTGAGGTGTCTTTTG attttctgttttcagcAGTGGAGAACTTCACGGTGGCAGCCAGGGGTTTCCATGAGCGCCTGAAGACTCTTAACACGGCAGA tcctcTGGAAGTTCGTGTTATGAATGATCAACTCATGTATCTGGAGAGAGCCTTCATAGATCCTCTGGGTTTACCTGGTAGACCCTTCTACAG ACACGTGATCTTTGCTCCCAGCAGCCATAATAAATATGCCGGGGAGTCTTTCCCTGGGATCTACGATGCACTGTTTGACATTGAGAACTCAGCTGACCCTGAAAGGGCCTGGATGGAAGTCAAGCGTCAAATCAGCATTGCAGCATTCACCGTTCACGCTGCCGCCATGACTCTAACACCTCCTGCATGA